The Castellaniella sp. genome includes a window with the following:
- a CDS encoding alpha-hydroxy acid oxidase, whose translation MPSLEKMTCVEDFQRLARRRVPRMFYDYVDSGSWTEQTYRANSADLQRLRFRQRVALDIAHRDLRTTVLGSTQAMPVILAPTGLTGMQWADGEILAARAAQHAGIPFTLSTMSICSIEDVAAQTQQPFWFQLYVMRDRDFIGDLIDRAKAAGCSALMVTLDLQVLGQRHKDIKNGLSTPPRPTLANLLNLAGKPRWCWHMLQTRRRGFGNILGHAKGVSDLHSLSTWTAEQFDPTLSWADLEWIKRRWGGKLIVKGVLDAQDARHAVDAGVDGLIVSNHGGRQLDGAPSTIAALPAIVDAVGSQTEVLLDGGIRSGQDVLRALALGARAVLIGRAFLYALGAMGQPGVQRCLELIANELSVSMAFCGRTRMQDVDASILLNPDIF comes from the coding sequence ATGCCCAGTCTTGAAAAAATGACCTGTGTGGAGGACTTCCAGCGCCTGGCCAGACGCCGTGTGCCGCGCATGTTCTATGACTATGTCGATAGCGGCTCATGGACCGAGCAGACATACCGCGCCAATAGCGCCGACCTGCAGCGCTTGCGCTTTCGCCAGCGGGTCGCGCTGGATATTGCACACCGGGATTTGCGCACTACCGTGTTGGGAAGCACCCAGGCGATGCCGGTCATTCTGGCCCCCACGGGGCTGACCGGCATGCAATGGGCGGATGGTGAAATTCTTGCGGCGCGTGCCGCACAACATGCGGGCATTCCCTTTACGCTGTCCACCATGAGCATCTGCTCGATCGAGGATGTGGCCGCCCAAACGCAGCAGCCTTTCTGGTTCCAGTTGTACGTCATGCGGGATCGCGACTTTATCGGCGACCTGATCGATCGGGCCAAAGCGGCGGGCTGCTCGGCCCTGATGGTGACGCTGGATCTGCAGGTGCTGGGACAGCGGCATAAAGACATTAAAAATGGCTTGTCCACGCCGCCGCGCCCTACCTTGGCCAATTTGCTGAATCTGGCGGGCAAGCCTCGCTGGTGCTGGCACATGCTGCAGACGCGTCGGCGCGGGTTCGGCAATATCCTGGGCCATGCGAAAGGCGTCAGCGACCTGCATTCTTTATCCACCTGGACGGCAGAGCAATTCGACCCGACACTCAGTTGGGCGGATCTGGAATGGATCAAGCGGCGCTGGGGCGGCAAGCTGATTGTCAAAGGGGTGCTGGATGCGCAGGATGCCCGGCATGCGGTGGATGCGGGGGTGGATGGCCTGATTGTGTCCAATCACGGCGGTCGACAACTGGATGGCGCGCCATCCACGATTGCCGCCTTGCCGGCGATCGTGGATGCGGTGGGGTCCCAGACTGAAGTCCTGCTGGACGGCGGCATTCGCAGTGGACAGGATGTGCTGCGCGCTTTGGCGCTGGGCGCCCGGGCGGTGCTGATTGGCCGCGCTTTTTTATATGCCTTGGGCGCGATGGGCCAACCCGGTGTGCAACGCTGTCTGGAACTGATTGCCAATGAACTCAGTGTATCGATGGCCTTTTGCGGTCGCACCAGGATGCAGGATGTGGACGCATCCATTCTGCTGAATCCGGATATTTTTTAA